A section of the Marinoscillum sp. 108 genome encodes:
- a CDS encoding HD domain-containing protein: MNKKKILNDPVYGFINIPNELVFDIIEHTYFQRLRRIKQLGLTDFVYPGALHTRFHHAIGATYLMQKTLDTLRSKGVMIFDAEYEAALVAILLHDVGHGPFSHTLEFSLFKDVQHEQISLWIFDKLNKEFGGRLELAKQIFTGKYHRKFLHQLVSSQLDVDRLDYLKRDSFFTGVYEGTIGAERIIKMLNVENDQLVVEEKGIYSIENFLSARRLMYWQVYLHKTAVSAEAMLISLIKRAKKLTQSGKDIPATPAFRIFLERNITQQEFFDDKDLLDVFAMLDDMDVWGSIKMWQSHDDVVLSKLSNDLLNRRLFGIRLSNDKFSSEQIDQVLQQLLAQGYSAQEAKYFIQKGSISNAAYIAKGGSINILMKSGEVVDVAQATDLPNIKAMSKIVKKYYLCFPKNLSLPV; this comes from the coding sequence TTGAACAAAAAGAAAATTTTAAACGATCCCGTGTACGGGTTTATCAATATACCCAACGAACTGGTCTTTGATATTATTGAACACACATATTTTCAAAGATTGCGTAGGATCAAACAACTCGGTCTCACAGACTTTGTTTATCCGGGTGCTTTGCATACCAGGTTTCACCATGCCATAGGGGCTACCTACCTCATGCAAAAAACCCTTGACACCCTACGTAGCAAAGGGGTCATGATCTTTGATGCAGAGTATGAAGCTGCGCTGGTGGCCATCCTTTTGCATGATGTTGGGCACGGGCCGTTCTCTCACACCCTGGAGTTCAGTTTATTTAAAGACGTGCAGCATGAGCAGATTTCGCTTTGGATTTTTGATAAACTCAATAAAGAATTTGGCGGCCGACTGGAGTTGGCCAAGCAGATTTTTACGGGAAAATATCATCGGAAATTTCTTCATCAGCTGGTCTCCAGCCAGCTGGACGTGGACCGGCTGGACTACCTGAAGCGCGATAGTTTCTTTACCGGGGTGTACGAGGGCACCATAGGTGCGGAGCGGATCATCAAAATGCTGAACGTCGAAAACGATCAGTTGGTAGTAGAAGAAAAAGGGATTTACAGCATCGAAAACTTCCTCAGTGCCCGTCGCCTGATGTATTGGCAGGTGTACCTTCACAAAACGGCTGTTTCGGCAGAGGCCATGCTCATCTCGCTGATTAAGCGTGCTAAGAAACTCACTCAAAGTGGGAAAGATATTCCCGCAACGCCTGCCTTCAGGATTTTTCTGGAGCGCAACATCACCCAGCAGGAGTTCTTCGACGATAAAGACCTCCTGGATGTATTTGCCATGCTGGACGACATGGATGTGTGGGGCTCCATCAAAATGTGGCAGTCTCATGATGACGTGGTGTTGAGCAAACTAAGCAATGATCTGCTCAACCGCAGGCTTTTCGGCATTCGGCTGTCCAATGACAAATTCAGCTCAGAGCAAATCGATCAGGTCCTGCAGCAATTACTCGCACAGGGCTACTCTGCCCAGGAGGCTAAGTATTTTATCCAAAAGGGCTCCATCAGTAATGCAGCCTATATTGCCAAAGGCGGCAGCATCAATATCCTGATGAAGAGTGGAGAGGTAGTGGACGTGGCTCAGGCTACCGATCTACCCAACATCAAAGCCATGAGCAAAATCGTGAAGAAATACTATCTCTGCTTCCCCAAAAACCTATCTTTACCCGTCTGA
- the lpxD gene encoding UDP-3-O-(3-hydroxymyristoyl)glucosamine N-acyltransferase, translating into MNLTVGQIAEILNGEVAGDPNILILGISSLEDAQCDSVSFLANPKYEQHLYNTHAAAVIVGVDFVPKQSTKTVLIRVNDPYLSFTALQAEYQRLTILKKTGIEAPVHLGTDFSHSDGLYLGAFAYIGDHVTIGKNVKIHPQVYIGDHCTIGDHTIIYPGAKIYERTIIGAYCNIQAGAVIGSHGFGFAPKPDGSYQNIPQTGNAELGNHVDIGANTTIDCATLGTTRIGDGVKIDNLVQIAHNVEIGKHTVIAAQTGISGSAKVGKHVMIGGQVGTVGHIHIADHTKVGARSGVTKSTKSDQILFGVPAMDRHGYLKSYAIYKKLPELMACIQELEQKILNLTPNSPK; encoded by the coding sequence ATGAATTTAACGGTAGGTCAAATTGCGGAGATATTGAATGGAGAAGTAGCCGGCGATCCGAATATCCTTATTCTGGGCATTTCTAGTCTGGAGGACGCTCAGTGCGATTCTGTTTCTTTTTTGGCCAACCCCAAATATGAACAGCATTTATATAATACACATGCTGCCGCGGTGATTGTAGGCGTGGATTTTGTACCCAAGCAATCGACTAAAACAGTCCTCATCAGGGTGAATGATCCCTATCTGAGTTTCACTGCGCTGCAGGCAGAGTACCAACGACTCACTATCCTGAAGAAGACCGGAATAGAGGCTCCTGTACATTTGGGAACAGACTTCTCACATTCTGATGGGCTTTATCTCGGTGCATTTGCCTACATAGGCGACCATGTCACCATCGGGAAGAATGTGAAAATACACCCTCAGGTATACATTGGGGACCATTGCACCATAGGTGATCACACGATCATCTATCCCGGAGCTAAGATCTACGAAAGAACCATCATCGGAGCTTATTGCAACATTCAGGCAGGGGCGGTCATTGGTTCACACGGGTTTGGATTTGCCCCCAAGCCGGATGGCTCCTATCAAAACATCCCGCAAACTGGAAATGCGGAGCTGGGCAACCATGTAGATATCGGGGCCAATACCACCATTGACTGTGCTACCCTCGGCACCACCCGCATTGGGGATGGGGTGAAAATCGACAACCTTGTACAGATTGCCCACAATGTGGAAATAGGAAAGCATACGGTGATTGCTGCCCAAACAGGCATTTCAGGTTCTGCCAAGGTGGGCAAGCACGTGATGATCGGTGGGCAGGTAGGTACGGTGGGGCACATTCACATAGCCGATCATACCAAAGTCGGCGCCCGATCGGGGGTTACCAAAAGCACCAAATCTGATCAAATTCTGTTTGGTGTGCCAGCCATGGATCGTCATGGGTACCTGAAATCATACGCCATTTACAAAAAGCTTCCAGAGCTGATGGCGTGCATTCAGGAACTTGAGCAAAAAATCCTAAATTTGACCCCCAACAGCCCAAAATGA
- a CDS encoding bifunctional UDP-3-O-[3-hydroxymyristoyl] N-acetylglucosamine deacetylase/3-hydroxyacyl-ACP dehydratase — MKVYQQTIRKPITLSGVGLHTGMAANITFKPARPNHGIKFQRTDLKDQPIIEADVDYVIDVNRGTTLEKDGARVQTIEHVLAALVGMEIDNILIQLDSQETPIMDGSAGPFVDAFLKVGIEEQNAQRNFYEIPESIFYQDKSLGVEIAALPLDDYRVTVMVDYSSKVLGSQHASLNKLEDFQNDIARSRTFCFLHEIEELYKNDLIKGGDLSNAVVVVDRKVRPEEVAKLSKLLNKPKIDFYGEGILNDEKLLYPNEPARHKLLDVLGDLALVGRPIKAQILAARPGHTTNVAFARKLKKIMSEASHIHIPQYDPKVPAVLDINKISKILPHRYPFLLIDKIFHLDDEQVAGIKNVTMNEPFFAGHFPGNPVMPGVLQVEAMAQIGGILVLNTVPDPENYWTYFLGIENFKFRKMVVPGDTLVMKLELMQPIRRGFAKMKGVAYVGNNLVCEGIMTASIVRKDV, encoded by the coding sequence ATGAAAGTTTACCAACAGACCATCAGGAAGCCAATAACCCTCTCAGGAGTGGGACTACATACAGGTATGGCGGCAAACATTACGTTCAAACCTGCCCGACCCAACCATGGCATCAAGTTTCAACGTACGGACCTCAAAGACCAACCCATCATAGAAGCGGATGTGGACTATGTGATTGATGTGAACCGAGGAACAACGCTGGAAAAAGATGGAGCAAGGGTTCAAACCATAGAGCATGTACTTGCGGCATTGGTGGGAATGGAAATAGACAATATCCTGATCCAGTTGGACAGTCAGGAGACACCGATCATGGATGGAAGTGCCGGTCCTTTCGTGGACGCCTTCCTCAAAGTGGGGATCGAAGAGCAAAACGCCCAGCGTAACTTTTATGAAATCCCGGAAAGCATCTTTTATCAGGACAAAAGTCTGGGAGTGGAGATTGCCGCACTTCCGCTGGATGATTACCGCGTGACTGTGATGGTAGACTACAGCTCCAAAGTACTGGGGAGCCAGCATGCTTCCCTCAATAAGCTCGAAGATTTTCAAAATGACATTGCCAGGAGCCGCACGTTCTGCTTTCTTCACGAAATAGAAGAACTCTACAAAAACGACCTGATCAAAGGGGGCGACCTCAGTAATGCTGTGGTGGTAGTGGATAGAAAGGTGAGACCAGAAGAAGTCGCTAAGCTCAGCAAACTACTGAACAAACCAAAGATTGATTTTTATGGCGAGGGCATTCTCAATGACGAGAAACTCCTCTACCCCAACGAACCAGCCAGGCACAAACTACTGGATGTACTGGGAGATCTGGCACTGGTGGGCAGGCCCATCAAAGCGCAGATACTGGCAGCCAGACCAGGTCACACTACCAACGTGGCCTTTGCCAGAAAGCTCAAAAAAATCATGAGTGAGGCCAGCCACATTCACATTCCCCAGTACGATCCTAAGGTACCGGCTGTTCTGGACATCAATAAGATCTCCAAAATACTGCCCCACCGATATCCTTTCCTGTTGATAGATAAGATTTTTCACCTGGACGATGAGCAGGTGGCTGGCATCAAAAATGTGACCATGAACGAGCCTTTCTTTGCAGGTCACTTTCCGGGAAACCCGGTAATGCCAGGTGTACTCCAGGTGGAGGCCATGGCCCAGATTGGTGGTATCCTGGTACTCAATACGGTACCAGACCCTGAAAACTATTGGACCTACTTTTTGGGGATCGAAAACTTCAAATTCAGGAAAATGGTGGTGCCTGGAGATACACTGGTGATGAAGCTCGAGCTCATGCAGCCCATCAGAAGGGGATTTGCGAAAATGAAAGGTGTGGCATATGTGGGTAACAACCTGGTGTGTGAAGGAATCATGACTGCCAGCATTGTAAGAAAAGATGTATGA